A window of Oncorhynchus kisutch isolate 150728-3 linkage group LG10, Okis_V2, whole genome shotgun sequence contains these coding sequences:
- the LOC109897736 gene encoding ADM, whose product MKVHLQTIICGCVLATVLPLVKGTVLPLVKGTVLPLVKGTVLPLVKGTVLPLVKGTVLPLVKGTVLPLVKGTKVDLNSNMKKRFRVWLQSRTREDFQSSSAVNSGILSGPGQREETDPSVFHSRSRRSIVTSVKRPGCSLGTCSLHDLAHRLHILNNKLKVNRAPEDKISSQGYGRRRRSPQSLPQRYATLSLQAGRVRLNCSRECSQGLHLQAIPLRQT is encoded by the exons ATGAAAGTGCATCTTCAAACCATCATCTGCGGGTGTGTTCTAGCCACAGTTCTACCGCTGGTGAAAGGCACAGTCCTACCTCTAGTGAAAGGCACAGTCCTACCTCTAGTGAAAGGCACAGTTCTACCGCTGGTGAAAGGCACAGTCCTACCTCTAGTGAAAGGCACAGTTCTACCGCTGGTGAAAGGCACAGTTCTACCGCTGGTCAAAGGCACCAAAGTTGACCTCAACTCCAACATGAAAAAGAG ATTTAGAGTCTGGTTACAGAGCCGCACAAGAGAAGATTTCCAAAGCAGCTCTGCAGTGAACTCAGGGATCCTCAGTGgaccagggcagagagaggagacagacccctCAGTATTTCATTCCAG GTCCAGAAGATCCATTGTGACCTCAGTGAAAAGACCAGGCTGTTCTCTGGGAACATGCAGCCTGCATGACCTGGCCCATCGGCTACACATCCTCAACAACAAGTTAAAGGTCAACAGAGCCCCGGAGGACAAGATCAGCTCACAGGGTTACGGACGCCGCCGCAGGTCGCCACAGTCACTCCCACAGCGCTACGCAACGCTAAGTCTCCAAGCAGGCAGAGTGAGACTGAACTGCAGCAGAGAGTGCAGCCAAGGACTCCACCTACAGGCCATCCCTCTCAGACAAACTTGA